A part of Aegilops tauschii subsp. strangulata cultivar AL8/78 chromosome 2, Aet v6.0, whole genome shotgun sequence genomic DNA contains:
- the LOC109765364 gene encoding peroxidase 2-like translates to MASSLSVLLLLCLAASSSAQLSPRFYARSCPRALAIIRTGVAAAVMRLRRVRTAERHGHLHRRPGAAPNAGSIQGMNVIDNIKAQVEAVCTQTISCADILTVAARDSVVAPICSTSLKANCPRTTGSGDGSLAPLDTTTPNAFDNAYYRNLMSQKGLLHSDLVLINDGRTAGLVRTYSSGSARFNRDFTAAMVRMGNISPLTGTQGQLHIITFVSDELYTLRKVMGYHRCTPPYGKSYGNDFNA, encoded by the exons ATGGCCTCTTCTCTGTCGGTCTTGTTGCTCCTGTGCCTGGCGGCATCGTCCTCGGCACAGCTTTCGCCTAGATTCTACGCGAGGTCATGCCCGAGGGCGCTTGCCATCATCAGGACGGGTGTGGCGGCCGCCGTGATGA GGCTGCGACGCGTCCGTACTGCTGAGCGACACGGCCACCTTCACCGGCGACCAGGGGCAGCTCCGAATGCCGGCTCCATTCAAGGCATGAACGTCATCGATAACATCAAGGCGCAGGTCGAGGCCGTGTGCACGCAGACTATCTCCTGCGCCGACATTCTCACTGTTGCGGCCCGCGACTCCGTCGTCGCC CCAATTTGCTCGACATCTCTCAAGGCCAACTGCCCCCGGACGACCGGGTCCGGTGACGGCAGCCTAGCACCGCTGGACACGACGACGCCCAACGCGTTCGACAACGCATACTACCGCAACTTGATGTCACAGAAGGGGCTCCTGCACTCCGACCTGGTTCTGATCAACGACGGACGCACCGCGGGCCTGGTCCGGACGTACTCGTCGGGGTCGGCACGGTTCAACAGGGACTTCACGGCGGCCATGGTGAGGATGGGGAACATCAGTCCGCTCACCGGGACGCAGGGGCAG TTGCACATAATCACTTTTGTTTCTGACGAACTCTACACTTTGAGAAAAGTCATGGGTTATCATCGGTGCACACCACCATACGGCAAATCATATGGAAATGATTTCAACGCCTAA